A portion of the Corticium candelabrum chromosome 5, ooCorCand1.1, whole genome shotgun sequence genome contains these proteins:
- the LOC134179551 gene encoding prolyl 3-hydroxylase 1-like, with amino-acid sequence MKWVVVVVFVFLLRVDSSFHSAYLSGVSVYESGLWSEAISLFHSSRTQYLDWKISFVACKRKCGDFVFPEDDSWTVGPWTDVQEKAKCSLVCSDGMENPRAAADPFVSRHLYHYLQYAYYMEGKIEQAAAATYTYLEANPGHAVMTRNLGYYQSRDDVSPDSFVSQEPDNWLTRFLQATDFYENTRYDKAVETFEEALKSYYEAVDVCLLSCQNSVNTTLIPGGDMSSVIAGVYKSVLQCRVRCPVDMSYDTRNADKEDYEAMHFHYLQFSYYQLNRLTEAAASAMTYLEMKPDDETMINNLKFYESQTVLAGVDLSPRNEIRYHRSLKKERQLLALGGIAIATKIEGPQKFGSQYASMFSSIPKQQFSTRQAQQENSNKQNLLPSFREDSYHASINKWTINYDTSSPGRKRTDDNIEILLPPAGQESKERVVAEHLITSDECRVLLSLAKLGGIPGDGYQNNPSPHTRNERFIGLTILKAAELANEGQLDVHGTHLYYDVTERSRAFTEKYFKLNSTLYFSYTHLVCRSSLLNKGRETNELSHPVHSDNCLIRANGSICDRVPPAYTKRDYSGVLYLNDEFDGGNFFWAHRNLTVDTTVRPTCGRLVAFAAGDYHGVTGVNSGTRCAVALWFTLDPDDDETGRLQARDILNGLTNPNAATHSEL; translated from the exons ATGAAGTGGGTTGTCGTTGTAGTCTTTGTCTTTCTACTGCGCGTCGACTCCTCTTTTCATTCCGCCTATCTCAGCGGCGTATCCGTGTACGAAAGTGGTTTATGGTCGGAAGCCATTTCACTCTTTCATTCCTCCAGAACTCAATACCTCGACTGGAAAATATCGTTCGTAGCCTGTAAACGAAAGTGCGGAGACTTCGTCTTTCCTGAGGACGATAGCTGGACTGTAGGCCCTTGGACTGACGTGCAAGAGAAAGCAAAATGCTCGCTTGTTTGCTCGGATGGAATGGAAAATCCGCGAGCAGCAGCTGACCCCTTTGTGAGCCGGCATCTGTACCATTACTTACAGTATGCTTACTACATGGAAGGAAAGATAGAGCAGGCAGCAGCTGCTACTTACACGTATCTAGAGGCAAACCCAGGACACGCAGTGATGACCAGAAATCTGGGCTACTACCAGAGCCGAGATGATGTTTCACCAGACAGTTTTGTGTCTCAGGAACCAGACAATTGGCTCACTCGGTTCCTGCAAGCTACAGATTTTTATGAAAACACTCGGTATGATAAAGCCGTCGAGACGTTTGAGGAGGCGTTGAAGTCTTACTACGAGGCTGTGGATGTGTGCCTGTTGTCATGTCAGAATAGTGTCAACACGACTTTGATTCCTGGAGGCGACATGTCTTCCGTTATTGCGGGCGTTTACAAGAGCGTGCTGCAATGCAGAGTGAGATGTCCTGTCGACATGTCGTATGATACTAGGAATGCTGACAAGGAGGACTACGAGGCCATGCATTTTCATTACCTCCAGTTTTCCTACTATCAGTTGAATCGGTTGACAGAGGCCGCGGCTTCTGCAATGACTTACTTGGAGATGAAACCGGACGATGAGACAATGATTAATAATCTGAAATTTTATGAGAGTCAAACGGTATTGGCAGGGGTCGACCTCAGTCCTCGAAAT GAAATACGGTATCATCGATCAttaaagaaagaaagacaactGCTGGCATTAGGAGGAATAGCAATTGCCACAAAAATCGAAGGTCCACAGAAATTTGGATCTCAGTATGCATCGATGTTCTCATCAATACCAAAGCAGCAGTTCTCCACACGACAAGCACAACAAGAAaactcaaacaaacagaatctGTTACCATCATTCCGCGAGGACTCTTACCATGCTTCTATTAATAAATGGACTATCAACTACGATACTTCTTCCCCGGGTAGGAAGAGGACCGATGACAACATAGAAATACTGTTGCCTCCTGCTGGTCAAGAATCAAAAGAACGTGTAGTAGCCGAACACTTAATCACTTCCGATGAATGCCGGGTACTTCTATCTCTAGCAAAATTGGGAGGAATCCCAGGGGATGGCTACCAGAACAACCCCAGTCCTCACACAAGGAATGAAAGGTTTATCGGCTTGACTATTCTCAAGGCAGCCGAACTAGCTAACGAGGGACAGCTGGATGTACACGGTACTCACCTATACTACGATGTAACAGAGAGATCACGAGCATTTACAGAGAAATACTTTAAATTGAATTCCACACTGTACTTCAGTTACACACACTTGGTGTGTCGATCATCACTACTAAACAAAGGACGAGAAACAAACGAACTGAGCCATCCGGTTCATTCAGACAACTGCCTCATTCGTGCTAATGGCAGTATTTGTGACAGAGTGCCGCCGGCGTATACAAAACGGGACTACAGCGGGGTGCTCTACCTCAACGATGAGTTCGACGGTGGCAATTTCTTCTGGGCACATAGAAACTTGACCGTCGATACGACTGTACGTCCCACGTGTGGACGACTAGTAGCCTTCGCTGCTGGAGATTATCACGGTGTAACTGGAGTGAATTCGGGTACACGATGTGCAGTTGCTTTGTGGTTCACACTCGATCCAGATGACGACGAAACAGGACGACTACAGGCTCGTGATATTCTAAACGGACTTACAAATCCAAATGCCGCTACCCATTCAGAACTGTAG